One window of the Aptenodytes patagonicus chromosome 5, bAptPat1.pri.cur, whole genome shotgun sequence genome contains the following:
- the ARID5B gene encoding AT-rich interactive domain-containing protein 5B isoform X3, which translates to MAPNLKGRPRKKKPCPQRRDSLNGIKDSNNNSESKAVAKVKCEAKSALPKPKNNNSNCKKGSSEDKSKIAVGEECRADEQAFLVALYKYMKERKTPIERIPYLGFKQINLWTMFQAAQKLGGYETITARRQWKHIYDELGGNPGSTSAATCTRRHYERLILPYERFIKGEEDKPLPPVKPRKQDNSSQEGEAKTKMSGTKRIKNENQKSKKERDNAQKPQDASEISSEQEKDQESADQKNFPEHPTAGEMKQPVQGPPSLLPETARPLPLEKTDLTENSTGSEKAKEEVQHSSSFSSISMPPEEDTVLDATVTKRLHPPADALEDTKPEQRLHKAFTDSLESEPPEMPFTAFPVQLPTQSDMEDDKLPEMADYIANCTVKVDQLGNEDIHNALKQTPKVLVVQNFDMFKEKELPGSMNDDSTFGYTPLLYSKGNPGIMSPLAKKKLLSQVSGAALSCSYPYGSPPPLISKKKLNGRDELSSSISQGPHAPNSDPVAINRPSVIQHVQSFKTKEERKSINDVFKHDMLSKPDLQRCDFSKHHLSSLAESYVPKTDIQDCKDKMSEKRALQHSHVPTFLADFYSSPHLHSLYRHTEHHLNNEQTSKYLPRDMFRESENTSTFTQHKHQEKLNLNYRPSLHQQEKKAAVEGSSDDQPTDLSLPKSIHKQTAKALGSSLPHSSMAQQEGKGISPFQAASSQAVSLDCNPKACRVSPMAMTAPKKHSELLHRSGKQQAQRLENLRKMEGMVHPIISRRTSPQNVGAARPLKRSLEDLDKVISEKKIRAVSPLHLPKETLAKDKVPDPEGEGSKPVHGLHSGSMLESHKFPLSAPIFPGLYPGSLCTGLNNRLPPGYSHPLQYLKNQTVLSPLMQPLALHSFMVQRQFLTSPANSQQLYRHLAAATPVGSSYGDLLHNSIYPLAAINPQAAFPPSQLSSVHPSTKL; encoded by the exons ATGG CGCCAAATCTTAAAGGCAGACCGCGCAAAAAGAAGCCTTGCCCACAGAGAAGAGATTCATTAAATGGCATTAAGGATTCCAACAATAAttctgaaagcaaagctgttGCCAAG gtaaAATGTGAGGCTAAGTCAGCTTTGCCCAAACCCAAGAATAACAACAGCAACTGTAAAAAAGGCTCAAGTGAGGATAAATCAAAGATTGCCGTAGGTGAAGAATGCAGAGCTGATGAGCAGGCTTTCCTTGTGGCTCTTtataaatatatgaaagaaaggaaaacaccaaTTGAACGAATACCCTATTTAGGTTTTAAGCAGA TTAACCTTTGGACTATGTTTCAAGCTGCTCAAAAACTGGGAGGATATGAAACA ATAACAGCCCGTCGACAATGGAAACATATTTATGATGAATTAGGTGGTAACCCTGGAAGCACAAGTGCTGCTACATGTACTCGCAGACATTATGAAAG ATTAATCCTGCCGTATGAAAGATTtattaaaggagaggaagataaGCCACTGCCTCCAGTGAAACCTCGAAAACAGGATAACAGTTCCCAGGAGGGTGAAGCAAAAACAAAAATGTCTGGAACAAAACGcatcaaaaatgaaaaccaaaagagcaagaaggaaagagATAATGCACAGAAACCCCAAGATGCATCTGAG ATTTCATCAGAACAAGAGAAGGATCAAGAATCAGCAGACCAGAAAAATTTCCCTGAACATCCTACAGCGGGAGAGATGAAACAACCCGTGCAAGGCCCTCCATCTCTTTTACCAGAGACAGCTCGGCCACTGCCTCTGGAAAAGACAGACCTGACAGAAAACAGCACGGGCAGTGAGAAAGCCAAGGAGGAGGTTCAGCACTCGTCCTCTTTCTCAAGTATATCCATGCCCCCAGAAGAAGACACTGTGCTGGATGCCACCGTCACAAAACGATTGCATCCCCCAGCAGATGCCCTGGAAGACACAAAGCCTGAACAAAGACTACACAAAGCTTTTACTGACAGCTTAGAAAGCGAACCTCCAGAAATGCCCTTCACGGCTTTCCCGGTCCAGCTGCCCACTCAGAGTGACATGGAAGATGACAAATTGCCAGAGATGGCCGACTATATCGCAAACTGCACAGTGAAAGTGGACCAGCTGGGAAACGAAGATATCCACAACGCACTAAAGCAAACGCCGAAAGTACTGGTGGTCCAGAACTTCGACATGTTCAAGGAAAAGGAGCTGCCCGGGTCCATGAACGATGACTCCACTTTTGGTTACACGCCGCTGCTCTACTCAAAGGGTAATCCAGGCATCATGTCACCCCTGGCAAAGAAGAAGCTGCTGTCGCAGGTCAGTGGGGCAGCCCTGTCGTGTAGCTATCCTTATGGTTCTCCTCCACCTTTGATCAGCAAAAAGAAACTGAATGGCAGAGATGAGCTGTCCTCAAGCATATCACAAGGTCCCCACGCCCCTAATTCTGATCCTGTAGCAATTAATAGGCCCTCAGTGATACAACACGTACAGAGTTTTAAAaccaaggaagaaaggaaatcGATTAATGACGTTTTTAAACATGACATGCTAAGCAAACCAGATCTTCAGCGCTGTGATTTTTCAAAACATCACCTCAGTTCTCTTGCCGAGTCGTACGTACCGAAGACGGATATCCAGGACTGCAAAGATAAAATGAGTGAGAAAAGGGCACTGCAGCACTCCCATGTGCCCACTTTCTTGGCAGATTTTTATTCATCACCTCATCTGCACAGCCTTTATAGGCACACAGAACACCACCTTAATAATGAACAGACATCAAAGTACCTCCCCCGGGACATGTTCAGGGAGTCTGAAAATACTTCTACTTTTACTCAACACAAACACCAagaaaaactaaatttaaattaTCGCCCATCTTTgcatcagcaagaaaaaaaggcagcagtggAGGGCTCTTCAGATGATCAGCCAACAGATTTGAGTCTTCCAAAGAGCATACACAAACAGACTGCAAAGGCTCTGGGCTCCAGCCTCCCTCATTCATCCATGGCCCAGCAAGAAGGCAAAGGTATCTCCCCGTTCCAGGCTGCGAGCAGCCAGGCGGTGAGCCTAGACTGCAACCCCAAAGCTTGCCGCGTGTCCCCCATGGCCATGACAGCCCCGAAAAAACACAGCGAGTTGCTCCACaggtctgggaagcagcaggcCCAGAGGCTGGAGAATCTGAGGAAGATGGAGGGGATGGTGCATCCTATCATCAGCCGCAGAACGAGCCCTCAAAACGTGGGGGCTGCCCGGCCTTTGAAACGGAGCCTGGAGGATTTGGACAaagtcatttctgaaaaaaaaatccgaGCTGTCTCTCCTCTGCACTTACCAAAGGAGACCCTGGCGAAAGACAAGGTTCCCGACCCAGAGGGGGAAGGCAGCAAGCCGGTGCATGGCCTCCATTCTGGCAGCATGCTGGAAAGCCACAAATTTCCCCTTTCAGCCCCCATCTTCCCAGGCTTGTATCCGGGAAGCCTGTGCACAGGGCTGAACAATCGCCTCCCGCCCGGGTATTCTCATCCCCTGCAGTACTTGAAAAATCAGACCGTGCTCTCCCCACTAATGCAGCCTTTGGCTCTTCACTCCTTCATGGTGCAGAGACAATTCCTCACGTCCCCTGCAAACTCTCAGCAACTGTACAGACACTTAGCTGCAGCAACACCTGTAGGAAGTTCCTACGGTGACCTTTTGCATAACAGCATTTATCCTTTAGCTGCTATAAACCCTCAAGCTGCGTTCCCACCTTCCCAGCTGTCCTCTGTACATCCCAGCACAAAACTGTAA